In Marinobacter antarcticus, one genomic interval encodes:
- a CDS encoding cation diffusion facilitator family transporter: MPCSCSGPEPRFPAPGFRRALWIALWVNLIMFFVEGVASLQSGSVSLMADAIDFFGDSANYILSLSVLSLGMLWRGRAAMIKGITMAVFGTVVWARALWVVEQGTTPEPFTMGTIGLLALIANVGVAFILFRFRDGDSDMRSVWLCSRNDAISNLAVMAAALGVFGTGSAWPDLAVAAIMGTLAITAGISVVLHARQDIGDAKQASAGGASPEVR; the protein is encoded by the coding sequence ATGCCATGTAGTTGCTCTGGTCCAGAACCGCGATTCCCGGCTCCGGGCTTTCGTCGCGCGCTCTGGATTGCTTTATGGGTGAACCTGATCATGTTTTTCGTGGAAGGTGTCGCCAGCTTGCAGTCTGGATCCGTTTCGTTGATGGCAGACGCCATCGACTTCTTTGGCGATAGCGCTAACTATATTCTGTCACTTTCGGTTCTGTCCCTGGGCATGCTCTGGCGTGGCCGCGCGGCCATGATTAAAGGCATCACCATGGCAGTATTCGGCACGGTCGTCTGGGCGCGTGCACTCTGGGTAGTGGAGCAAGGCACCACCCCCGAACCTTTTACCATGGGCACAATTGGCCTGCTGGCTCTGATTGCTAACGTGGGCGTTGCCTTTATACTTTTCCGGTTTCGGGACGGTGACTCTGATATGCGATCGGTATGGCTATGCAGCCGGAATGACGCCATCAGCAATCTGGCCGTAATGGCCGCTGCTCTGGGCGTTTTCGGAACAGGAAGCGCCTGGCCGGATCTTGCTGTCGCCGCCATTATGGGTACTTTGGCGATCACGGCCGGCATCAGCGTGGTGCTGCATGCCCGACAAGATATTGGTGATGCGAAACAGGCGTCAGCGGGCGGCGCCAGCCCGGAAGTCCGATAA
- a CDS encoding DUF6174 domain-containing protein has translation MMAEFRMPTQRLQVLLFGLMLAGCGTVVPDASAEKAGEAPETLGEAQALWSDKNIVSYQVTVQQNCFCTAGLRQPMRVTVVDGKLVDVKGLEQPIQDKGQLTASRLTIVGLFEFIEQSTQRDVHKLNVDYDARYGFPRYIDYDGHEMIADDEYQYELSDFRAGAAR, from the coding sequence ATGATGGCAGAGTTCCGGATGCCAACGCAACGCCTACAGGTGCTCTTGTTCGGTTTGATGCTGGCAGGATGCGGCACGGTTGTGCCAGACGCCTCTGCGGAAAAAGCTGGGGAGGCGCCTGAAACCCTTGGTGAGGCTCAGGCGCTGTGGAGCGATAAAAACATTGTCAGTTATCAGGTCACGGTTCAGCAGAACTGTTTCTGCACGGCGGGTCTGCGCCAGCCAATGCGCGTCACGGTTGTCGACGGTAAGTTGGTCGACGTAAAGGGTCTTGAACAACCCATTCAAGACAAAGGCCAGCTTACCGCTAGCAGGTTGACCATTGTCGGCCTGTTCGAGTTCATCGAGCAGTCAACGCAGCGGGACGTTCACAAGTTGAACGTAGATTACGATGCCCGCTACGGTTTCCCTCGGTATATTGATTACGACGGGCATGAAATGATTGCCGACGATGAGTATCAGTACGAGTTATCGGACTTCCGGGCTGGCGCCGCCCGCTGA
- a CDS encoding Yip1 family protein: MNVSSLLKLPFSSNGGWGELQRRQLSIPMLAWFIVVPMSLLPPVLLYYAGTHYGDEFIAGFGGKEWRFITTILFLAELLTFFVMGWLIHAVAESHKLEISYNNAYLLAAIAPLPLWLSSLALLVPAVAFSVIVVLAATALSCTLVYQGLRSVCGRTPDDVLTMSATYTVMAASLLAWSLLMAMVWAF; this comes from the coding sequence ATGAACGTTTCGAGCTTGCTTAAACTTCCGTTTTCCAGCAATGGAGGCTGGGGTGAACTCCAGCGCAGACAGTTATCCATACCTATGCTTGCCTGGTTTATTGTGGTGCCCATGTCGCTCTTGCCTCCTGTGTTGCTTTACTACGCAGGAACCCATTACGGCGATGAATTTATTGCGGGGTTTGGAGGCAAGGAATGGCGCTTTATCACCACCATTCTCTTCCTCGCAGAACTGTTGACGTTCTTTGTAATGGGCTGGCTGATTCACGCCGTGGCGGAGAGCCACAAACTGGAGATCAGCTACAACAATGCCTATCTGCTTGCCGCAATTGCGCCCCTTCCGCTGTGGCTGTCGTCGCTGGCGCTGCTCGTGCCCGCCGTGGCGTTCAGTGTGATAGTGGTTTTGGCTGCTACGGCGCTGTCATGCACTCTGGTTTATCAGGGCCTGAGGTCCGTGTGCGGTCGCACCCCGGACGACGTTCTCACAATGTCCGCAACCTATACAGTTATGGCGGCTTCATTGCTCGCCTGGAGCCTTTTGATGGCTATGGTCTGGGCATTTTAA
- the trhA gene encoding PAQR family membrane homeostasis protein TrhA codes for MRGTVGWTLFAIIWSLAVTGVVLKVIFANRFELARIGIYIAMGWLIAFAFSDLMANLSETALTLTVVGGIVYTAGVAFYLMDRIPYMHACLAPVCDRRQRPGSLLKCPDHSHQKAPGEQ; via the coding sequence ATGCGCGGAACCGTTGGGTGGACACTGTTTGCGATCATCTGGTCGCTAGCTGTCACGGGCGTGGTGCTGAAAGTCATCTTTGCAAACCGCTTCGAACTGGCTCGAATAGGCATTTATATAGCCATGGGCTGGCTGATTGCATTTGCCTTTTCAGACCTGATGGCCAACCTCAGTGAAACTGCGCTGACGCTCACTGTTGTGGGAGGCATTGTCTACACCGCCGGCGTCGCCTTCTATCTGATGGATCGGATTCCATACATGCATGCATGTCTGGCACCTGTTTGTGATCGGCGGCAGCGCCCAGGGAGTCTTTTAAAATGCCCAGACCATAGCCATCAAAAGGCTCCAGGCGAGCAATGA
- the rrtA gene encoding rhombosortase → MTTESRIQPLPCWRRFIILATVLGAGAFLPPALLEWSRSGLANAEYWRLATGHWVHLGVRHLALNLAGLMIVGLLFKRHPPLPEWTGYLLISPFAISLGLLWLAPDLAWYRGFSGCLHGLLVFTALFNLKSEQRWSLLVLGFVAFKLVAENAFYTPSVENPFIGGRVVHQAHWLGALAGTIAGFLATLMEKRFRRPAKSSPE, encoded by the coding sequence ATGACAACTGAGTCCCGAATTCAGCCACTCCCCTGCTGGCGACGCTTTATCATATTGGCGACCGTGCTGGGCGCGGGCGCGTTCTTGCCGCCAGCACTGCTCGAATGGTCTCGCAGCGGCCTGGCAAACGCTGAGTACTGGCGACTGGCGACCGGCCACTGGGTTCATCTTGGCGTGAGGCATTTGGCGCTCAATCTCGCCGGGCTAATGATCGTCGGCTTGCTGTTTAAGCGCCATCCACCTTTACCTGAGTGGACTGGCTATCTGCTTATCTCGCCGTTTGCCATATCCCTTGGACTCTTATGGCTGGCTCCGGATCTGGCCTGGTATCGGGGTTTTTCGGGATGCCTGCACGGGCTGCTGGTTTTTACAGCGCTCTTCAACCTCAAATCAGAGCAGCGATGGAGCCTTTTGGTGCTGGGATTTGTGGCGTTCAAACTGGTAGCGGAGAACGCTTTCTACACTCCGTCCGTGGAGAATCCTTTCATCGGTGGTCGAGTGGTTCACCAGGCGCATTGGCTTGGCGCACTCGCCGGAACCATTGCGGGTTTTCTGGCGACCCTGATGGAAAAGCGATTTAGAAGGCCAGCGAAATCATCACCGGAATGA
- a CDS encoding MFS transporter, producing MAKTNADIEHWDVESEEFWEREGKRIASRNLWISIPSLLMGFAVWLMWGMITTQMKNLGFSFSIEQLFTLSAIAGLSGATLRIPASFMIKIAGGRNTIFLTTALLMIPAAGTGIALMNPDTPFIVFQALALLSGIGGGNFACSMSNISSFYPKSKQGFGLGMNAGLGNFGVTTMQVVIPLVMTVGVFGALAGDPMQLQSPSGTLIGRIEAGTDTWIQNAGFIWLVFLVPLAFAGWFGMNNLKVVTPNPGNPASAFGKILGLYGVGMLTSIAGVWALSIMSMWLALPLTIVLTVVLLRLIPGDIKPNIKNQFAIFSNKHTWSMTVLYILTFGTFIGFSAALPLSISVIFGNMMDVAADGTVTRIVNPDAPSALTWSWIGPLVGALIRPVGGWISDKVGGSIVTQIISAIMVVASVATGYVMMLAYNSTDPNSLFALFMILFIVIFAASGIGNGSTFRSIGYIFNQQQKGPVLGWTSAIAAYGAFIAPKLLGQQIQAGTPEVAMYGFAVFYALCLVVNWWFYLRKEAYIKNP from the coding sequence ATGGCTAAAACCAACGCCGACATCGAACACTGGGATGTCGAAAGCGAAGAATTCTGGGAACGGGAAGGCAAGCGTATTGCCTCCCGTAACCTGTGGATATCCATTCCCAGCCTGCTGATGGGTTTTGCGGTATGGTTGATGTGGGGAATGATCACCACCCAGATGAAGAACCTGGGTTTCTCGTTCAGCATCGAACAGCTTTTCACACTCTCGGCAATTGCCGGTTTGTCTGGCGCTACTCTGCGGATTCCGGCGTCGTTCATGATCAAAATTGCCGGTGGGCGCAACACCATATTTCTGACCACAGCCCTACTGATGATTCCTGCTGCCGGTACCGGCATTGCACTGATGAATCCAGATACACCGTTCATTGTATTTCAGGCTCTTGCACTGCTATCCGGCATAGGTGGCGGCAACTTTGCCTGCTCCATGAGCAACATCAGTTCCTTCTATCCCAAGAGCAAGCAGGGCTTCGGTCTGGGAATGAACGCCGGCCTCGGCAACTTCGGTGTCACCACCATGCAGGTAGTGATACCACTGGTGATGACCGTCGGCGTTTTCGGCGCTCTGGCTGGCGACCCGATGCAACTGCAGAGCCCAAGCGGCACTCTGATAGGCCGTATTGAAGCGGGCACCGACACCTGGATTCAGAACGCAGGTTTCATCTGGCTGGTTTTCCTGGTCCCCCTGGCCTTCGCTGGCTGGTTTGGAATGAACAACCTGAAAGTCGTCACCCCGAACCCCGGCAACCCTGCGTCTGCCTTTGGCAAGATCCTCGGGCTATACGGCGTTGGCATGCTGACTTCCATTGCCGGCGTGTGGGCGCTCAGCATCATGAGTATGTGGCTGGCTCTGCCGCTGACCATCGTTCTGACTGTGGTTCTGCTGCGCCTGATCCCTGGCGACATCAAGCCCAACATCAAAAACCAGTTTGCGATATTCAGCAACAAGCACACCTGGTCCATGACCGTACTGTACATTCTGACATTCGGCACTTTTATTGGCTTTTCCGCCGCCTTGCCCCTGTCCATCAGCGTTATTTTCGGCAACATGATGGATGTGGCCGCTGACGGCACCGTCACACGTATAGTGAACCCCGACGCACCAAGCGCCCTGACCTGGTCCTGGATTGGCCCTCTGGTCGGAGCCCTGATTCGCCCTGTGGGTGGCTGGATTTCCGACAAGGTAGGTGGCTCCATTGTCACCCAGATCATCTCCGCCATCATGGTGGTTGCCTCCGTGGCTACCGGTTACGTGATGATGCTGGCCTACAACTCTACCGACCCCAACAGTCTGTTTGCGCTGTTCATGATTCTGTTCATCGTGATCTTCGCCGCCAGCGGCATCGGCAACGGCTCCACCTTCCGCAGCATTGGCTATATTTTCAACCAACAGCAAAAAGGCCCCGTACTGGGCTGGACCAGCGCCATAGCCGCCTACGGCGCCTTCATTGCGCCCAAGCTGCTGGGCCAACAGATCCAGGCAGGAACTCCTGAAGTGGCTATGTATGGCTTCGCAGTGTTCTATGCGCTTTGTCTGGTCGTGAACTGGTGGTTCTATCTGCGCAAAGAGGCCTACATCAAGAACCCGTAA
- a CDS encoding Crp/Fnr family transcriptional regulator has translation MTRTFRTDVSSSPCMLGGNNPDIIQQEPAPSSVALLSGLSRVFGIRLNEKQDTPDTRFLSDLTRLFHQRRVDAETQMEKHDTPWANVYLIQYGIMRLFREAPSGKVAIHHFFTEGDMVWPVFGRSRTVRNTLCLTTVTPATVWVADFAAFRAAIQSHGEGLWPQFAMALTEELAELTSMREFRKQTMSAKERYQLLLEEYPELVRRAPDNQLASWLGVVPATFSRLKTGAIKK, from the coding sequence ATGACCCGCACTTTCAGAACCGACGTGTCCTCCTCGCCCTGCATGTTGGGGGGAAACAACCCGGACATTATCCAGCAGGAACCAGCCCCGTCATCAGTAGCACTGCTGAGCGGACTGAGCCGTGTATTCGGAATAAGACTGAACGAAAAGCAGGACACCCCTGACACACGGTTTCTAAGCGACCTCACCCGACTGTTTCACCAGCGCAGAGTCGACGCCGAAACCCAGATGGAAAAGCACGATACCCCTTGGGCCAACGTTTACCTGATCCAGTACGGCATCATGCGCCTGTTCCGGGAAGCGCCCAGCGGCAAGGTTGCAATACATCACTTTTTTACCGAAGGCGACATGGTCTGGCCGGTCTTCGGCCGCAGCCGCACAGTACGCAACACCCTGTGCCTCACCACCGTCACTCCCGCCACCGTCTGGGTTGCCGATTTTGCCGCGTTCCGAGCCGCCATTCAGTCCCATGGCGAAGGCCTCTGGCCACAGTTTGCAATGGCCCTGACCGAAGAACTGGCGGAGCTGACCAGCATGCGGGAATTCCGCAAGCAAACCATGTCGGCGAAAGAGCGTTATCAGCTGCTGCTTGAAGAGTATCCGGAACTGGTAAGACGCGCGCCGGATAACCAGCTTGCCTCCTGGCTTGGCGTAGTGCCCGCAACATTCTCCCGGCTCAAAACCGGCGCAATCAAGAAATGA
- a CDS encoding universal stress protein, translating to MYRKILLAIDSEDDGEGKRALEEGVRLLDEDGELHLATIFDPGGAGFFPHVTAETPEDRENEVRERLSLLARKYLPMKYSASLHVVAGTPGEKLVALAANIGANLVILVSRGASSRWPMRRATVEYVAVNAPCAALILPALVKVPEETEDSR from the coding sequence ATGTACCGTAAAATACTGTTAGCCATAGATTCCGAAGACGATGGCGAGGGCAAGCGGGCGCTGGAAGAGGGCGTAAGGCTGTTGGACGAAGACGGTGAGCTGCACTTGGCCACGATATTCGATCCCGGTGGTGCCGGGTTTTTCCCCCATGTTACCGCAGAAACCCCGGAAGACCGGGAAAACGAGGTGAGGGAACGGCTTAGTCTGCTGGCGCGCAAATACCTGCCCATGAAGTACAGCGCTAGCCTCCATGTCGTAGCCGGTACTCCAGGTGAAAAACTGGTGGCGCTGGCTGCCAATATCGGTGCGAACCTGGTTATCCTGGTGTCCAGAGGCGCCAGCAGCCGCTGGCCGATGCGCCGGGCCACGGTAGAATATGTGGCCGTTAACGCACCCTGCGCGGCACTTATTCTGCCAGCGCTCGTGAAAGTGCCTGAAGAAACCGAAGACAGCCGCTAA
- a CDS encoding AEC family transporter codes for MAAALALFIKLIPLYVTVALGWVAGRYLEASGKHIAGIMLYIMTPSVVFSGVMAAPLSPEVIFLPFLVFGLSSVLGILQLKLARRVLSDGSANIIPLCVGSGNTGYFGVPVALLLFGEEGLGLYIVCMLGTTLFENSVGFYLAARGRYDLKESLWRVAKLPSVYAFLAAVTLNLSGISIPDVFMPLFDNLRGAYSILGMMIIGMSITSFRGLAGNVRFTALAFFGKFVVWPLVATAFWWLDSQVLGIYEPAVHKVIFLISITPIAANTVVIATLLDTSPRQAAGTVMLTTLFALAFIPVMISLAF; via the coding sequence ATGGCCGCAGCGCTGGCGTTGTTTATCAAGCTGATTCCGCTTTATGTCACGGTTGCTCTCGGCTGGGTGGCGGGCCGCTACCTGGAGGCCAGTGGCAAGCATATTGCGGGTATCATGCTTTATATTATGACGCCCTCGGTGGTGTTCTCCGGTGTGATGGCGGCTCCGCTTTCCCCGGAAGTGATCTTTCTGCCGTTTCTGGTGTTCGGGCTTTCATCGGTGTTGGGAATTCTGCAGCTTAAACTGGCGCGGCGAGTGCTTTCCGATGGCAGTGCCAACATCATTCCGTTGTGTGTGGGGTCGGGCAACACGGGTTATTTCGGTGTACCGGTGGCGTTGCTGTTGTTCGGCGAAGAAGGGCTGGGGCTTTATATCGTTTGTATGCTGGGTACCACCCTGTTTGAAAACTCGGTGGGGTTCTACCTGGCTGCCCGCGGGCGGTACGACCTGAAAGAGTCTCTGTGGCGGGTTGCCAAGCTGCCTTCGGTCTATGCATTTTTGGCGGCTGTAACCCTCAACCTTTCGGGTATCAGCATTCCCGATGTGTTTATGCCGCTTTTCGATAACCTGCGCGGCGCCTACAGCATTCTGGGCATGATGATCATTGGCATGAGCATTACCAGTTTCCGTGGGCTGGCAGGCAACGTGCGGTTTACTGCACTGGCATTTTTCGGCAAGTTCGTGGTCTGGCCGCTGGTGGCAACGGCATTCTGGTGGCTGGATTCACAGGTTCTTGGCATTTACGAGCCGGCTGTGCACAAGGTCATCTTCCTGATTTCCATTACTCCCATTGCAGCTAACACGGTTGTTATCGCGACGTTGCTGGATACCTCTCCCCGGCAGGCCGCAGGTACGGTAATGCTGACCACGCTGTTTGCGCTGGCGTTCATTCCGGTGATGATTTCGCTGGCCTTCTAA
- a CDS encoding M12 family metallo-peptidase produces the protein MPFKFIPIVVSVIFLALLWTMPAAARASMVQPVWIDGHRYDAHLERNQRFVATEGEHYEGFFPDDPGSWVRISRLDKGWEGMAYAFGRMHTIGGGERPATFSFSQIEEPPQCGLDHLHGQALITPDSLIGPAMAQAVSANYDTLCADKVDGACLMLELELAFDKQFQDRFAKPKERAGAILNMVEGFYKDQFGIIFDTLSLTFLDSAQDGLFSNTTEAGDLLSDVRDKRAADSIGFLQSDQSIFHFISGRDFNGSTAGVAYVGTLCGGSGYASGVTNALSDNAVTALIVAHEIGHNLGASHDVTQRSECPQNEYIMSPNVGRNVSSFSSCSYESVTSKISSLGTVEQCFNFPADVSLLAANGNPAEVDQGATFQANFRIDYQDAALEKADRIAVGGVIGEGEGRLLGVSFNGNPCTLTGANADGFNCAGVSARTGLILSIEAEAGTLPTFNLLQNATLISNSGEVKDIQPWNNELMTQIALAEIEPIMPEEPGNGGTATETTNNSGSGSGSSNGGGGAVHWMWLLVGALAVASRRRLFK, from the coding sequence ATGCCTTTCAAGTTTATACCCATTGTTGTGTCCGTCATTTTTCTGGCCCTCCTGTGGACGATGCCCGCAGCTGCCAGGGCCAGTATGGTTCAACCGGTCTGGATCGACGGCCACCGCTACGATGCACACCTGGAACGGAACCAGCGGTTTGTCGCCACCGAAGGCGAACACTATGAGGGCTTTTTTCCGGACGATCCGGGCAGCTGGGTGCGTATTTCCCGCCTCGACAAGGGCTGGGAAGGTATGGCCTACGCATTCGGACGCATGCACACCATTGGTGGCGGAGAAAGGCCGGCCACATTCAGCTTCAGCCAGATTGAAGAACCTCCTCAGTGTGGTTTGGATCACCTTCATGGTCAGGCGCTGATTACGCCCGACAGTCTGATCGGCCCCGCGATGGCTCAGGCCGTCTCCGCCAACTACGACACGCTCTGTGCCGACAAGGTGGATGGCGCCTGCCTGATGCTGGAGCTGGAATTGGCGTTTGATAAGCAGTTTCAGGACCGCTTTGCGAAACCGAAAGAGCGTGCAGGCGCTATTCTGAATATGGTTGAGGGATTCTACAAAGACCAGTTCGGAATTATCTTCGATACGCTGTCGCTGACGTTTCTCGACAGTGCCCAGGACGGGTTATTCAGCAACACAACAGAAGCTGGCGATTTGCTCTCAGATGTCAGGGACAAGCGCGCGGCCGACAGTATCGGTTTTTTGCAAAGTGATCAGTCCATTTTCCATTTTATTAGCGGTCGGGACTTCAACGGAAGCACGGCCGGAGTTGCCTATGTTGGAACTCTGTGTGGCGGCAGTGGTTACGCCTCAGGTGTTACCAATGCGCTTAGCGACAATGCTGTAACCGCATTGATAGTGGCGCACGAGATTGGCCACAACCTCGGTGCAAGTCACGACGTCACTCAAAGGTCAGAATGTCCCCAGAATGAATACATAATGAGCCCCAACGTGGGTCGCAATGTGAGCAGTTTCTCAAGTTGCTCGTACGAGTCAGTGACTAGCAAGATTTCATCGCTTGGAACTGTTGAACAATGCTTTAACTTCCCGGCGGATGTTTCTCTGTTGGCGGCGAATGGCAACCCTGCCGAAGTCGATCAGGGCGCGACATTTCAGGCGAATTTCCGTATTGACTACCAAGACGCTGCCCTTGAAAAAGCGGATCGTATCGCGGTTGGCGGCGTAATTGGCGAGGGTGAAGGCCGCTTGCTGGGCGTCAGTTTTAACGGTAATCCGTGCACCTTGACCGGCGCCAACGCGGACGGCTTTAACTGTGCCGGAGTGAGCGCTCGAACAGGGTTAATATTGAGTATCGAAGCCGAGGCAGGCACCCTGCCAACATTCAACCTGCTGCAGAACGCAACACTGATCAGCAACAGCGGTGAAGTGAAAGATATTCAGCCGTGGAACAACGAACTGATGACACAGATTGCCCTTGCCGAAATTGAGCCCATCATGCCCGAAGAACCAGGCAATGGCGGCACAGCGACTGAAACAACTAATAATAGCGGTTCCGGATCCGGTAGCAGTAATGGCGGTGGTGGTGCGGTCCACTGGATGTGGCTTCTGGTGGGCGCGCTTGCGGTGGCCTCTCGCCGGAGGCTGTTCAAATGA
- a CDS encoding BCCT family transporter, whose translation MLERLQRLLGLQTIPGVFFTSAGVAALFVAFAIPFDQAVADIFGALTAWVAQNLGWFYILSVTSLLLFLLGLAVSRYGSIRLGADDSRPDYSNLTWFTMLFAAGIGTILMFWGVAEPVSHFANPPFEGVIAGSDRAASDAMTVALYHFGLHTWTIFAMPGLAIAYFSYRHNLPMRISSLFYPILGERIYGPWGWSVDVIAVLGTLFGVATSLGLGTLQLNSGLSYLFGVPSTGWVQVLLIAVITSIAATSVALGLDKGVRRLSQINIVLALLLILFVLVIGPTVFIAEGMVQSIGDYFSALPWLSFWTQTYTESDWQRQWTLFYWAWTITWAPYVGIFIARISRGRTIREFVAGVLFAPTVFTLVWFGVFGLSAIHVEMDGTVALAEQVQQDPSVAIFAFLEAFPLANVASLLSVIIIVIFFTTSSDSASLVIDMLTRRDDQPSLVRQRIFWAVAQGVIAATLLLAGGLDALQNVITSLGLPFCILLIFMAVSLFRALRADYRGYSVSELVQGRAFPEVEAVAVPKQEEQESQDVP comes from the coding sequence TTGCTGGAGCGGCTGCAACGCCTGCTTGGACTGCAGACAATACCCGGTGTGTTTTTTACATCCGCAGGGGTGGCGGCACTGTTTGTTGCGTTTGCCATACCTTTTGACCAGGCCGTTGCGGATATCTTTGGCGCTCTGACGGCCTGGGTTGCGCAAAACCTCGGTTGGTTTTATATACTCTCTGTTACCTCGCTTTTGCTGTTCCTGCTCGGGCTTGCGGTCAGCCGTTATGGCAGTATCCGTCTGGGCGCTGATGATTCCCGGCCGGATTATTCCAATCTCACCTGGTTTACCATGCTGTTTGCCGCCGGCATTGGCACCATTCTGATGTTCTGGGGCGTAGCGGAGCCGGTTTCCCACTTTGCCAATCCACCGTTTGAGGGCGTCATTGCCGGCAGCGACCGCGCGGCCAGTGACGCCATGACTGTAGCGCTTTATCACTTTGGCCTGCACACCTGGACGATCTTTGCCATGCCCGGGCTGGCCATCGCTTACTTTTCCTACCGCCACAACCTCCCTATGCGCATCAGCAGCCTGTTCTACCCGATTCTGGGTGAGCGGATATACGGCCCCTGGGGCTGGTCCGTGGATGTGATAGCAGTGTTGGGCACCCTGTTCGGTGTGGCTACCTCTCTCGGGCTTGGCACCTTGCAGCTTAACAGCGGTCTGTCTTATTTGTTTGGCGTTCCATCAACAGGGTGGGTTCAGGTGCTGTTGATTGCCGTGATTACCAGCATTGCCGCGACGTCAGTGGCCCTGGGGCTGGACAAGGGCGTGCGCCGTTTATCCCAGATCAACATTGTGCTGGCGCTGCTGCTGATACTGTTTGTATTGGTGATAGGGCCAACGGTTTTCATTGCAGAGGGAATGGTTCAGAGCATTGGTGATTACTTTAGCGCTCTGCCTTGGCTGTCATTCTGGACCCAGACGTATACCGAGTCGGACTGGCAGCGCCAGTGGACGTTGTTCTACTGGGCCTGGACGATTACCTGGGCGCCTTATGTGGGTATCTTTATTGCCCGGATTTCCCGGGGCCGGACTATCCGGGAGTTTGTCGCCGGTGTGCTGTTCGCGCCGACCGTTTTTACCCTGGTCTGGTTTGGTGTGTTCGGGCTCTCCGCCATCCATGTTGAGATGGACGGGACGGTGGCACTGGCAGAACAAGTTCAGCAGGATCCTTCGGTGGCCATTTTCGCGTTCCTTGAGGCTTTCCCACTGGCGAATGTGGCCTCGTTGCTGAGCGTTATCATCATCGTTATTTTCTTCACAACCTCATCCGATTCCGCGTCTCTGGTTATTGATATGCTCACCCGTCGGGACGATCAACCTTCGTTGGTGCGCCAGAGGATTTTCTGGGCTGTTGCTCAGGGTGTCATTGCAGCAACCCTGCTTCTGGCAGGCGGGCTGGATGCGCTGCAGAACGTGATTACCTCTCTGGGGCTGCCGTTCTGCATATTACTGATTTTTATGGCGGTTTCGCTATTCCGGGCGCTGAGAGCGGACTATCGCGGGTATTCCGTCAGCGAACTTGTGCAGGGGCGTGCCTTCCCGGAGGTAGAAGCCGTCGCCGTGCCGAAACAGGAAGAACAGGAGAGCCAGGATGTACCGTAA
- the cadR gene encoding Cd(II)/Pb(II)-responsive transcriptional regulator: MKIGEISKRSCVPVETIRYYEKIGLLPKPDRETSGYRAYRNAHLDRLLFIKRCRNLDMAQDEIRELIRLSENPEADCHAVDALLALHLEHVRDRLKELSSLEKNLQQLQRACSDAGTVQECGILDGLSSELEGLHSKISDHENHVPGTHKPGKS, from the coding sequence ATGAAAATCGGTGAAATATCCAAGCGCTCGTGCGTTCCCGTGGAAACCATCCGGTACTACGAAAAAATCGGCTTGCTCCCCAAGCCGGATCGGGAAACCAGTGGTTATCGAGCCTATCGTAACGCACACCTGGACCGCCTTTTATTCATCAAACGCTGTCGTAATCTTGATATGGCTCAGGACGAGATCCGTGAACTGATTCGGCTTTCCGAAAATCCCGAAGCAGACTGTCACGCAGTCGACGCTCTTCTGGCCCTCCACCTGGAGCATGTGCGCGATCGCCTGAAGGAGCTCTCAAGCCTCGAAAAAAACCTGCAGCAACTGCAAAGGGCCTGCTCGGATGCAGGTACAGTGCAGGAGTGCGGCATTCTGGACGGGCTAAGCTCGGAACTGGAGGGGCTGCATAGCAAAATCAGCGACCACGAGAACCACGTGCCGGGAACTCACAAGCCGGGTAAAAGCTAA